A genomic region of Elephas maximus indicus isolate mEleMax1 chromosome 10, mEleMax1 primary haplotype, whole genome shotgun sequence contains the following coding sequences:
- the TMEM30B gene encoding cell cycle control protein 50B, whose product MTWSVTARGAHQPDNTAFTQQRLPAWQPLLSASIALPLFFCAGLAFIGLGLGLYYTSNGIKELEDDYTGNSGTSNCSVCAAAAQGRAPPPSCECAWYFSLPELFQGPVFLYYELSNFYQNYRRYVVSRDDAQLSGLQSALRQPINECAPYQYSAGGLPIAPCGAIANSLFNDSFSLWHQRSAGGPYVEVPLDRTGIAWWSDYHVKFRNPPLVNGSLALAFQGTAPPPNWPRPVYELSSDPNNTGFINQDFVVWMRTAALPTFRKLYARIRQGNYTAGLPRGAYRVNITYNYPVTAFGGHKRIIFSSISWMGGKNPFLGIAYLVVGSLCILTGFVMLIVYIRYQDQNDDDDDEE is encoded by the coding sequence ATGACCTGGAGCGTGACGGCGCGGGGCGCCCACCAGCCGGACAACACTGCGTTCACGCAGCAGCGCCTCCCGGCCTGGCAGCCGCTGCTGTCCGCCAGCATCGCGCTGCCGCTCTTCTTCTGCGCCGGCCTGGCCTTCAtcggcctgggcctgggcctctaCTACACCTCCAACGGCATCAAGGAGCTCGAGGACGACTACACCGGCAACTCGGGGACCAGCAATTGCTCGGTGTGCGCCGCGGCCGCCCAGGGCCGCGCGCCGCCGCCTAGCTGCGAGTGCGCCTGGTACTTCTCGCTGCCGGAGCTCTTCCAGGGCCCGGTGTTCCTCTACTACGAGCTCTCCAACTTCTACCAGAACTACCGGCGCTACGTCGTGTCCCGCGACGACGCGCAGCTGAGCGGGCTGCAGAGCGCGCTGCGCCAGCCGATCAACGAGTGCGCCCCCTACCAGTACAGCGCCGGCGGCCTGCCCATCGCGCCCTGCGGCGCCATCGCCAACAGCCTCTTCAACGACTCCTTCTCGCTGTGGCACCAGCGCTCGGCCGGCGGGCCCTACGTCGAGGTGCCGCTCGACCGCACCGGCATCGCCTGGTGGAGCGACTACCACGTCAAGTTCCGCAACCCGCCGCTGGTGAACGGCAGCCTGGCGCTGGCCTTCCAGGGCACGGCGCCCCCGCCCAACTGGCCCAGGCCGGTCTACGAGCTCAGCTCCGACCCCAACAACACCGGCTTCATCAACCAGGACTTCGTGGTGTGGATGCGCACGGCGGCGCTGCCCACGTTCCGCAAGCTGTACGCGCGCATCCGCCAGGGCAACTACACGGCCGGCCTGCCGCGGGGCGCCTACCGCGTCAACATCACCTACAACTACCCGGTGACGGCCTTCGGCGGCCACAAGCGCATCATCTTCAGCAGCATCTCGTGGATGGGCGGCAAAAACCCCTTCTTGGGCATCGCCTACCTGGTGGTCGGCTCCCTCTGCATCCTCACAGGCTTTGTCATGCTGATCGTCTACATTCGCTACCAGGACCAGAACGACGACGACGACGACGAGGAGTAG